TTCGGCGTTGCCGTGTCAAAGAGTTCCAATGCGTCGCGCAGAAATTCCCAGACCCCGACTGGATTTTTTCGCAGGGCCCATTCCGAGCAGACCTGTTCCGGATCATACCGTGACCACAACCCTCCTGGACTCCTGAAATCCGGGATGCCGCTGGGCACGGAAATCCCGGCCCCGGTAAAGGCAACCGTACAACGGGAATCCCTGATGGCAGTTGCGGCTGCAGCCAGGGTCTTGGTGTCGGGAAGGGACATGGCGTGTACTCCTTTGGCGTTTGATGACCCGTGTTTGACGCGGGGCATTTGGCCGCAATTTTTCCGAGCTTCGGAGGACTTTGCCGGCCGGATTATGTTGCACTCGAAAAATCCTTTCGCTACAAAACTGGAAACACAGTGCGCCAGCACAAGAGACAAGAGGCCGACTGCGGCGGGAGAACGACGATGAAACGACTGCTCGTGATGATGGTGATGGTTATGGCACTGGCCGGATGTGCCAGCACACCGGAAGGCGCTTCCCCCGGTGAACCTGGCAGCGGCCCTTTTTCCTTCGGTCAAGGGGAGGCAGAAGAACAATCGAATTTCTATTACGATTTCGAGGATGTCCTTGTACCCAAGGAAATGGAACTTGTCCCTGATGAATCTTTACTCTTTGAGACGCCGGCGGTCAAAATCGGGGTTCTGGTTTTCAAGGGACGTGTCGATCCCGTTTCCCTGTTTGATTTCTTCATGGCCAATATGCCGAAGGATAATTGGCAGTTGCGCAGCTATTTCAAGTATGGCCGGTACATTATGGTCTATGAGAAACCTGGCAAGGACTGCATTATCAGTTTGACGGAATCTTCGTTGTCCACCAAACTCCAGATCTGGGTGACGCCGCGTGCCACCGCCGGGGCCAAATCCAGCGGCGGCATGCGCAATAATGAAATGATCCTGCAAAACTAGACCAGGGGCGCCAGGGGCGCCAGTACATGGATTTTCCGTACCAATTTTCTTTGAGCCGCCACAGAAGGCTCCATCTGGCGGTCTGTGGAAGTATCGCCGCCTATAAGGCCCTCGATCTGTTGCGCCTGTGGCGCCGCATGGGTCTGCATGTTGGTGTGACGCTCACAGCAGCGGCGCGTCACTTTATCACTCCGTTGTCATTTGAAGCCCTGGACGCCCATCCTGTCTACAGCGACCTGTTTGTGGGGCAGGAAGCGTTATATGGCCATCTGGAGCCGGGGCAAAACGGTGATGTCTTTGTCGTCGCTCCGGCCACGGCCAATGCTTTGGCGAAACTGGCTCACGGCCTGGCCGATGATATGTTCTCCTGCCAAGCCCTTTCCTTTCCCGGTCCTTTTGTCCTCGCCCCAGCCATGAACCCCAAGTTGTGGAACGCCCCGGCTACGCAGGAGAATATCACTCGCTTGCGCGATCGCGGCGTATCGATCGTCCCGCCGGACACGGGTCTCGTGGCCTGTGGCGAAGAGGGCACCGGCAAACTCGCTGATCCGCTGGCCATCACCTCATCTATCCTTAAAGCCCTTGCTCCTCAGGATCTGGCCGGACGCAAGATCCTGGTCACCCTCGGTCCGACTCGCGAATTCTGGGATCCGGTCCGTTTCTGGTCTAACCCGTCCACTGGGCGCATGGGCGCTGCCGTAGCGACGGCCGCCTGGTTGCGCGGGGCCCAAGTCCATGTGGTTCAAGGTCCGTGCCCTGCCTGGCTTCCTCCCGGGATACAGGTCGATAGTGTGACATCGGCCCAGGAGATGTATGAGCGGAGTCTCTCCCTGTGGCCGTCCATGGATATGGCCTGCTTGACCGCTGCGGTGTGCGATTTTCGTCCCCACAACCAGCGGCAGCAGAAATTCAAAAAAGAAGCAGGGGAGCAAGGACTGGACATCGCTTTTGCTCCCAATCCGGATATTTTGCAGACCCTTGGTTCACGCAAGACCCCCCAGCAACGGCTTATTGGTTTCGCAGCCGAAACCAGCGACGCGATCCAGTCAATCGCCGAGGAAAAACTCCGCCGCAAGCAGCTTGACCTGATTCTGGCCAACCGGATCGACCGGACGGATGCTGGCTTTGCCTCGGCCACGAACCATGTCGTGGCGGTTGACGCACATGGTCGACATGAACAGTGGCCCCTTATGGACAAGGGCGATATAGCCTGGAGGATATGGGATTGGATTTTGGCGATGTGAATCTGGGCGAACCGTGGGGGACATGGTACCGCCTTGGTCTGCGTCACCTTTTTCGCCCCGAACCCTCCCAGGAAGCCCAAGAAACCCATGTGGCTTCCCCTTCTGCTGCAGACGGGGAATTTCCCGAACCGTGGTCCCGCATTTTGACCGGACTCCACCCCCCGGTGCCGCTTGTCTGGACCTATTGGCGTCTGGCCTGCGATCTCGGCCCGAATCCCGACCCCC
The sequence above is drawn from the Desulfohalobium retbaense DSM 5692 genome and encodes:
- a CDS encoding putative lipoprotein, with amino-acid sequence MKRLLVMMVMVMALAGCASTPEGASPGEPGSGPFSFGQGEAEEQSNFYYDFEDVLVPKEMELVPDESLLFETPAVKIGVLVFKGRVDPVSLFDFFMANMPKDNWQLRSYFKYGRYIMVYEKPGKDCIISLTESSLSTKLQIWVTPRATAGAKSSGGMRNNEMILQN
- the coaBC gene encoding bifunctional phosphopantothenoylcysteine decarboxylase/phosphopantothenate--cysteine ligase CoaBC, translated to MDFPYQFSLSRHRRLHLAVCGSIAAYKALDLLRLWRRMGLHVGVTLTAAARHFITPLSFEALDAHPVYSDLFVGQEALYGHLEPGQNGDVFVVAPATANALAKLAHGLADDMFSCQALSFPGPFVLAPAMNPKLWNAPATQENITRLRDRGVSIVPPDTGLVACGEEGTGKLADPLAITSSILKALAPQDLAGRKILVTLGPTREFWDPVRFWSNPSTGRMGAAVATAAWLRGAQVHVVQGPCPAWLPPGIQVDSVTSAQEMYERSLSLWPSMDMACLTAAVCDFRPHNQRQQKFKKEAGEQGLDIAFAPNPDILQTLGSRKTPQQRLIGFAAETSDAIQSIAEEKLRRKQLDLILANRIDRTDAGFASATNHVVAVDAHGRHEQWPLMDKGDIAWRIWDWILAM